A window of the Rhodoferax sp. GW822-FHT02A01 genome harbors these coding sequences:
- the htpX gene encoding protease HtpX encodes MKRILLFVLTNVLVVAVLGIVASLLGVNRYLTANGLNLGALLGYALVMGFGGAIISLLISKPMAKWSSGVQVIEQPRNADEAWIVETVRKLADKAGIGMPEVGIFEGEPNAFATGAFKNSALVAVSTGLLQGMTREEIEAVIGHEIAHVANGDMVTMTLIQGVMNTFVVFLSRVIGYAVDSFLRKGDDRDSGPGIGYMITTIVLDIVLGFAAAIVVAWFSRQREFRADAGSAQLLGRKQPMVNALARLGGMTPGELPKSVAAMGIAGGIGQLFSTHPPIEERIAALQNAAI; translated from the coding sequence ATGAAACGCATTCTTCTCTTTGTCCTGACCAACGTCCTAGTGGTCGCCGTGCTTGGCATCGTGGCCAGCCTGCTGGGCGTCAACCGCTACCTCACTGCTAATGGCCTGAACCTAGGTGCCTTGCTGGGCTACGCGCTGGTGATGGGTTTCGGTGGCGCCATCATCTCGCTGCTGATCAGCAAGCCCATGGCCAAGTGGTCATCGGGTGTGCAGGTGATCGAGCAGCCGCGCAATGCCGATGAAGCCTGGATCGTGGAGACCGTGCGCAAGCTGGCTGACAAGGCAGGCATCGGCATGCCGGAAGTGGGCATTTTTGAAGGCGAACCCAACGCCTTTGCCACCGGCGCATTCAAGAACTCGGCGCTGGTAGCCGTTTCCACCGGTCTGCTGCAGGGCATGACGCGCGAAGAAATCGAGGCCGTCATCGGCCACGAAATCGCCCACGTGGCAAATGGCGACATGGTCACCATGACGCTGATCCAGGGGGTGATGAACACCTTTGTGGTGTTCCTCAGCCGCGTCATCGGTTATGCCGTGGACAGCTTCCTGCGTAAGGGTGACGACCGCGACAGCGGCCCCGGCATCGGCTACATGATCACCACCATCGTGCTGGACATCGTGCTGGGCTTTGCCGCGGCCATCGTGGTGGCCTGGTTCTCGCGTCAACGTGAGTTCCGTGCCGATGCCGGCTCTGCCCAGTTGCTGGGCCGCAAGCAGCCCATGGTCAACGCGCTGGCACGCCTGGGCGGCATGACGCCCGGTGAGCTGCCCAAGAGCGTGGCCGCCATGGGTATCGCCGGTGGCATTGGCCAGCTCTTCAGCACCCACCCGCCCATCGAGGAGCGCATTGCTGCGTTGCAGAACGCTGCTATTTGA